In Archaeoglobus profundus DSM 5631, the sequence GTTTATCCTGCGGCTGCGTTCGATCTATCGGATGTATTCAAGCCGATTGATAAGATTTTGAAGAAGCTGAACGATCTGTTTTATCATTCCGATCTGATTGAGAATCTCGAGCTTTTCAAGGCAAATTATGAGATAATCAACGGAGTTTACGTCGAGAAAACTTCGTGGAGCATAATTTCAGGCTCATCCGTTAATTTTTCAGATCCCGATTTGAGAAATCTTGCCCTTCAGCCTGAGGTTGGAGTTATAATTCAGTTCAAGAGACTTCCGGATCTTGATGTCATCTATCGAATTGCAGAGCTTCTCGGGGCTGAAGTCGATCACATTGACAAGGGCATAAATGCGGTTATCTTCAAGTTCGTCGATAAGCCGAAGCTCAAGGAGTTCATTTTGCAGGATGCAAGTCAGTTTGACGTTGCAAGCGTATGGCTTGATTTTACGACGAGAGTTCCTGAGAGACCTAATCCTCCGAGACAGCCTGATCCGCATGAGATCCCCGAGAGACCTCCTGACAACAGGACCAACAACACGATGGAAAGACATCCAGGTTATAGGTATTGGGTTGGAAATCCTCACGTTCCCGTTTGCGTTGAAAATAAAACGGTTAAGGAGGTGATAATCGAGAGGAAGCAGGCTGAAAATGCTTATTGGAATGATAAGCTCATAGCGGCTTCCGATGTATGGATGGAAAACATCACAGGAAGGAACGTCGTTATTGCTATTCTGGACACAGGAGTTGACGAAAATCATCCCATGCTTAAGGGCAAGGTTATCGGATCGATCAGCTTCGTTGAAGGAGAGGATCCGCATGACTATCACGGACACGGAACCCACTGTGCCGGCATAGCTGCGGGCTATCCCGTTCAGATAAACAAGGACGGGAGACTCGTTTGGGTTTCGGGAGTAGCTCCCAACGCTGCAATTCTGAACGTCAAGGTTTTGGGTAAGAATGGAGGTGGATCCTTAAGCAGCGTTATCAAGGGCTTGGATTACGTTGCACAATGGCATGACAAGCATCCTGACGTTCCCATTGTAGTCAGCATGAGTCTCGGGACACCTTTCGGTAATCCTTCGGATCCCGTTTGTCAGAAGGTCAATTGGCTCGTCAAGGAGAAGAAGATCCCTGTCGTTGTTGCAGCCGGCAACGAGTTCATAGTCATCGACAGTCCGGGACTTGCAACTTATGCGATTACGGTTGCAGCGGTTGATCAGGATGGCAAGGTTGCATCGTTCAGCGGTAAAGGACCAGGAACGAACTATGAGGACATCAAGCCAGACATAGCGGCTCCGGGAGTTAAGATTCCTTCAGCAAGAGCGAACACAAGGGAACTCATAGAGATGTCTGGAACTTCAATGGCAACTCCTCATGTTGCCGGTGTTATTGCCCTGTTATTAGAAAGCGATCCAAGCTTAAAGGACAAGCCGGAGAGGATCAAGGAACTATTACAAGCAACGGCAAAGGATGATCCGACACAGCCCGAGATATGGGAAGGAGCCGGAGTTGTCGATGCTTACGCAGCGGTGAAGAAATTACCAAAGAGATCGAACGTCTTTGACCCTCTTGGTTGGATTAAAGCTCTTTTCGGAGGTGGTTAAGTGGACTACCTTAAACTCATTCTGACAACTCCAATTATTCCAGAGAACTCAGAGATCTTCGGAGTTGTAGCGATGCTTTGGTGGGCTTTTGCAGTAGCATTGATGATCATTCTTCATGGAGATTGGAAGGATTTTCTCACTTATCTACTTTGGAGCATAGCAATCGGGATTGGGCTAACATTCTTCATAATTCCAGGATTAATCATCCTTGCAATCTTTCTCTGGAAATACGGGCTGATTAACATAATAGCGATTCTATTGGGCCCAGTTGGCTGGGCAATAGGTTCATCCCAGGGGTGGTTAGATTGACAGTTTTGGCAGATCTTCCGTTCCCAGTAAAGCTACTGATAGCAATCGGATACGACGTTCTTGATGCTTTGAACGTGATTCCGCTGATCGGAGACTTTGGAGAAGGAATTGCAGGAGGATCTATTGCATTTCTACTGACCGGGAACTGGAAAGCCGGCATAATTTCAGCGGTTGATGGATTCCTTACTCCACCTCTTGACTTCCTGCCTACAACTACTGCGATTGTTATAGCTGATAAATTGGGGTGGTTGGAATGAGGATGACATTTATCATATTTATCTCAGTCCTTGTGCTGCTATTGCTCTTCTTTGGAATAACAAGCTGGGAAGAACTCGTGAAGGTGACAGTTCAGTCGGTAATAATTGCTCTCGTTGTAAGAGGGGTGATCAAGATTGCCGATTGACCCATCGCTAATTATCTTGGCGGTATTTTTCACATTCATTATTGCGGTTGGATTGTTCAGTAGTTGGGAATATGCAGCGGTATTGGCGGCGATAATATCTGTCGTTCCTTTGGTAGTTGCTACCAAAGAATACTTAGCATTCCTGAAAACACCTCTATTCGACGCAGATGTCTTTAGAGTAACAAATTTCTCGGCGATACTGATATTTGACTCGATAGTAATAGCCTATGCCTTTAACGCATGGGTTAGGACATTCTTCGTTGCCGCATTTATAGCATTGATTGCGTATTATTGCGGAATTCTGACGCCTGAAGCTATTACAGGCATCGTAGGTGGTCCATGATGGCCTATAATGCTGATCTTGCGGCTGCAACGGCTGGAGGAATGTTAATTTGGAGCATAGTTTTAGCCATTATTCTTATTCTATACGGCAACTTCAAGCTGAGAGAAGGGGATTCGACGGCTGGAATCGTAGCAATCGGATCAGCAATCTTTATCCTGTTCATAAATTGGGCAACGGACTATTATAAGGCCGTTTGGATAGGTGGAGCCCTGCTTGGAATAAGCATATTAATGTATTTCACCGCAGCGGATGAGGGGATCCTGCAACCTCTACTATTTTGGACAGGAGCCGGATTAATTCTCGTTTCAATAATGGGATATTTTGCTCCGATCACTCTTAACGCTGATACGAATGCGTTCATTCTCGGGGTTGGAATAATCGGCTTGGTTATGCTCGTTGACGTGAATATTGACCGTTACGCTCATTCTTGGGAGCTATTCCTGATCTTTGGATTGGCCATAATGGGTTCGGCCCTTGCGATATTCACCTTCGGAGTAGATCATGCTTGGTATGGGTTAGGGATGATGTATGCTGCTTTAGGGCTTGCATTATGCGGAATCTATACGAAAGTTGTTGATCCGCTGTTTATGGCCGGCTTCATCATTTTCCTTGATGATTTTCTCGGTCATGAGACCGTAGATCCGAAGCCGGATCTTACTCCAATTTGGTTCCTGCTCGGATTCATCGGAACGTCGATCTATTTGATTTGGAGGTGGAAGGATGAGATTTCATAGAGTTTTGATGGTTTTGGTTGGACTCATGCTCATAGCGGTTCCAGCATTAGCGGACGACTCTATTCAGGTCTATCCTCCGTTTGCGATTCCGAATCAGATCGTTCTCGACAAGAAGCCGCAGCATGTTTATATTGTCGTATTCGGTGGGACCTATACGGAAGGATCGAGCAGGGTTAATCCGTTCTCGGCAAGCTTGGGAGCAACTGCAACGTATAGGATCCTTGATCCGAAGGGTGGAGTTTTAGCATCCGGATCATTGACTTTCAACGATTCCGTAGATGCGTTTATTGCTGAAGTAAGCCCGGCATTGTTCAGAGATCCGGGAGCTTACAAAATTATAACAACGGTATCGGCTGACGTTGACGGAGACGGGCAGATTGAATCCTCTACTGCCGAATCAACGCTTAAAGCGGTATTCAGTCACGGCTCGTTCATTAAGCTGTCAGAGGATGGAATTAATGCAATCTCACTCACTAACGGCATTCTTACGGTCAAGAAAATCGGAGCTTCAAGCGTAACGTTCAACATTGCCGGCAGGGATTTGACACTCAATCCCGGTCAGAGCTTAGATCTTAGCATAGCCGGGATGAGGGCAGCGCTTATCGTGGACAGCATTGACGACATAAACGGGACTCGATTTGCTTCGGTTACGATAACTTATCCGGAGGATCTGAACCTATTGAGCTTCATTAAGCTTCCTGTAAACACAAGCAC encodes:
- a CDS encoding S8 family peptidase encodes the protein MRLFPIFLILILAVYPAAAFDLSDVFKPIDKILKKLNDLFYHSDLIENLELFKANYEIINGVYVEKTSWSIISGSSVNFSDPDLRNLALQPEVGVIIQFKRLPDLDVIYRIAELLGAEVDHIDKGINAVIFKFVDKPKLKEFILQDASQFDVASVWLDFTTRVPERPNPPRQPDPHEIPERPPDNRTNNTMERHPGYRYWVGNPHVPVCVENKTVKEVIIERKQAENAYWNDKLIAASDVWMENITGRNVVIAILDTGVDENHPMLKGKVIGSISFVEGEDPHDYHGHGTHCAGIAAGYPVQINKDGRLVWVSGVAPNAAILNVKVLGKNGGGSLSSVIKGLDYVAQWHDKHPDVPIVVSMSLGTPFGNPSDPVCQKVNWLVKEKKIPVVVAAGNEFIVIDSPGLATYAITVAAVDQDGKVASFSGKGPGTNYEDIKPDIAAPGVKIPSARANTRELIEMSGTSMATPHVAGVIALLLESDPSLKDKPERIKELLQATAKDDPTQPEIWEGAGVVDAYAAVKKLPKRSNVFDPLGWIKALFGGG